The region GCTAAGTGGCTAGATCAACTTGTCTCTGATCGAGTTTTGCAGATAGATAAAGTAATTCTAATATCCATTAGTGATAATGAGGCGCTTATTAGGCTGCGTAAACGAGGCAGGGGCGATGACGATGAAAAGACTATCAAGCACAGGGTAGCTGTGTATCATGAATTCACTGATCAAGTACTAGATTACTACAAGTCGGTTGGCAAGCTAATTATTGTGGATGGCGGCGGAAGCCCAGATGAAGTCTCGAAAATAGTATCTTCGAGGTTAGGTTGGTAGTAACTAAGATAAAATCTGCCGAAGAGGTTGATAATATGAGACAGAGCGGAAAGATACTGACTATGGTTCTAGACAAGCTTGTAGAATCGGCTAGACCAGGTGTGACACCCAAGGACCTAGATGCAATCGCCCGTAAAGAAACCAAAAGACTCGGTGGGTTGCCGGCATTTTTAGGCTACCAGGGTTTTCCCGCAACCGTTTGTGTTTCTGTAAACAATGAAATAGTCCATGCCATACCCAACCTCCGAGAGCTAAAAATGGGCGACTTAGTTGGGATAGACTATGGGGTTAGCTATCGAGGTATGATCACAGATGCAGCTCGTACTATCTCTATTGGTAAGCCCAACAAGTATTCTAAGATCCTGATTGCTGGCTGCTATGAGGCCCTCCAAGAAGCAATATCAATATTGCGAAATGGTGTTAAGGTAGGCGATGTCAGTTCCATTATCGAGAAAACTCTAGCAAAGCATGGTGTTCGCCCAATATATAGCCTTACAGGGCATGGCGTTGGGCACGAATTACATGAAGACCCTGTAATTCCTAATTATGGGACTGAAGGGTCGGGCGAGGTCTTAAAGACCGGCATGACAGTGGCTATAGAGCCAATCGCATCGACCAGCACTAATGATCTGTATTTAGCAGATGATGGCTGGACTTACATGACTAGAGACGGCTCCCTTAGTGCTCAATTTGAGAACACTCTCTTGATTACAGACGAAGGTTGTGAGGTGCTAGCTAGCTAGCTATTTGCAACTGAGGCCAATGGCCGAGTATAATAGTAATAGATTATGACAGCAAAAAATGAACAAACCTTCGTAGGCTTAGATATTGGTTCTAGCAGAGTCATCTGTGTAGTTGGTCTTTACCAGCAGGATTCTCCTACCCCTAGCATTATTGGCCTTGGGGAGTCGCCAACTTCTGGATTACGCCGTGGGTTAGTGGTTGATGTTGAGGAGACAGTGAGCTCCATAACTGCCGCCCTAGAGGGAGCAGAGAGAATGAGTGGGATAGCCATCGAGCGAGCCACGGTATCAATTGACGGACATCATATACGCAGCCTTAACTCTCGAGCAGTTATTGCTGTGTCTAGAGCTGATAGGGAAATTACCAAGGAAGAATTGGCTCGGGCAGAGCAGTCTGCGACATCGGTTCCCTTAGATGCGAACAGACAAGTACTTCAAGTGCTACCTAGAAGCTACAGTGTTGACGGCCAAAAAGGGGTTGCAGATCCCGTAGGAATGAACGGGATTAGGCTGGAGGCCGACATGCACATCATTACTGGCTCTACCCCAGCTCTGAAAAATCTTCATAATGCAGTGTTTCGGTCGGGTATTCAAATCAATAGTCAGTTAATAGTTCCCTTGGCTGCAGCCAAGACGGTGATCACAAAAAAGCAAATGGAACTCGGAGTAGTGTTAATACATATTGGGGCTGAAACTACTGGGGTCGCCGTGTACAAGGAAGGGCAGCTTTTTTACACTGCAATATTTCCATTTGGCTCTAGTAATATTACCAGAGATATTGTCTATGGGCTCAGGACAAGTATGGAGATAGCCGAAAAGGTTAAATTAAAATACGCCAAGGCCCACCGGCCTAACCAAAAGCACCAGCATAAAATAGATCTCAGTGAATTTGGCGGCAAAGGTATAGTCAACAGTTATGATCTAGATAGAATAGTATATGCTAGGTGCAATGAAATGTTTAATATAATTGCTAATCAGATCGACAAGGTAGATGCAAAAAAACAATTAGCTGCAGGGGTAGTTATTTCTGGTGGAGGAGCCAATATGGATGGCATGGTAGATTTTATATCAGAGCAACTAAAACTCCCCACAGCTATCGGCGTGTCGCATAAGTACACTGGCGTTACTGACAAAATCACTGATCCAGGCTACGCCGCAGCTATAGGGCTGATGCTACAAGACATGGATAGCCCTATAATCCCAAGTACCAACCCCCTTGAAGGAATAATTGGCAACATAGGTTCTAAGCTAAAATCAATATTTAAAAGTCTCACACCCTAATCCTGTAACTCATTTATTAAAATAGCTGGTATGCTTCATCAGACTCTTATTGCTGGTGTAATCCCGGCGCTATATTTTTAGACGAATAAATTATTAAATGTAATGAACACATTTTTTACAGGTGTAGTATTCATAAAAAAGTCGAACAAATATGTTGCATAAGCCTGATACTTTAGGTATACTAAATGTATCTTTTGTGGTGGTACGCAATTGATATGTGGTAAGGCAGAATGTATCTGGAGGGCTCGAGAAGCCTTCCCAAGCAATTATCAAATAGTGAGGATTAATATCATGGCAGAAATCTTACCCGAAATTGAAACATTTGCACGCATCAAAGTTGTTGGTGTGGGTGGCGGCGGAGGTAACGCCTTGAATAGAATGGTTCAATCCAAATTAAGAGGCATCGACTTTGTCGGTATTAACACAGACGCCCAAGCACTACATTATTCTCAGGCCAACACCAAAGTCCATATTGGTAAAGAAGCCACAAGAGGCTTGGGCGCAGGTGCTAATCCTGAGGTTGGTCGTCAGGCTGCAGAAGAGAGTGAAGAGGCTATATATAATTCTCTAAAGCACTCGGAGATGGTGTTTATTACAGCTGGCTATGGAGGAGGTACTGGTTCGGGTGCAGCCCCCGTAGTGGCCAGGATAGCCAAGGAAATAGGGGCCCTTACTGTAGCGATTGTAACCAAGCCATTTAGTTTTGAAGGGGATCGTAGGCGAAAGATAGCTGAGGCAGGAATCGAGGAGCTCCGCGACAAAGTCGATACACTTATAATTATCCCTAACGATCGCATCCTTCAACTAGTTGATCGTAAAACAACTCTGCTTGATGCTTTTGGAACTGTCGATGATGTCTTAAAACAAGGCGTCCAGGGCATAGCAGACCTTATCACCGTAAACGGCCTCGTGAATCTTGATTTCGCAGATGTTAAATCTATTATGAGCAATGCTGGGTCAGCCTTGATGGGCATCGGACAGGGCTCTGGTGATACCCGTGCCATAGACGCTGTTAAGTTCGCAATGGACTCTCCGCTGCTTGAGGTTTCTATACAAGGGGCTAAGGGCGTACTGATCAACTTTACCGGTGGCCGCGATATGGGCATGCATGAAATCGAAGAAGCAGCAAAACTAATTCACGATTCTGTCGACCCAGAAGCTAACATTATTTGGGGCACAGTTCTTGATGAAAATATGACAGGCGAAATAAGGGTCACTCTAGTTGCGACAGGGTTTGATGCAGATCGTAACTCTCATAGTCCATACATGGTTAAGTCTCATTCATCAGATAATATGGATTTAGGTAGTGACACTAGTAGCGATATTTTTGGGACCCCAGAGGCAAATTCCGACGAGGAGCAAGGTATCGGGGCATCATTATCGACGCCTTTTTTAAGATCTCACGGTTCTCGCCCCGTATTTCATGACGAACCTGAGCCTATGGTAAAGCCTACTATTGAACCCAAAGACGCTACAGAAACCACTAACGAGCAAAAACTTGAAGAAGATCTAATAGGCTTTGATTTCGAAGGTCATGAATTTGAAAAGGAATCGTCTCCTAAGGATTTTCCACAAGAACCAATTATAGAAACAATACCATCCAGCTTTGACCAAGACGATATGGACGGTGATGATATGGATCTACCATCATACAAAAGAGATGGGGTGGAGATAGATGAGCCAAAGTCGCCAGATGACGACGACATACCAAGCTTCGTAAAGAAGAAGCTCTAGCAATATAATGAAGTGTCCCGTCTGCATGAAGCAAGCTAGCCGGGTGCTAGAGTCGCGCGATGTTGAGGAATCTGGTGCTATTCGTCGAAGGAGAGAATGTACAGACTGCCTGCATCGCTTTACGACCTATGAAAGGCTGGAGGTCCCTAACTTAATGATTGTAAAGAAAAATGGAGATAGAGAGTTATTTGATCGCCATAAGTTATCCAGGGGCATTTATAAGGCGCTTGAAAAGCGCCCAGTCAAATCTGATAAAATTGAGCTTGTAATATCTGAGATTGAGCGACGCTGCCGTGGCCTCGGTAAGGTCGAGATACCCTCCAGAAAGATAGGGCAAGTTGTCATGGAGGAGCTATTATCAACAGACGATGTGGCTTATGTGCGCTTTGCCAGTGTGTATAGAAGTTTTACTACTCTTGATAGCTTCGAAAAGGAGTTGGAGAAAATCCGAAAGCTACATAGTTAGTTGTTGTGCTAAAATATACAATAATGAAAGTAATATTATTCACTAATGGAAAAATATCTAGCACCAACGACTATAAGCTGCGGCAGCTAGACGCAGTTTTTAAATCTAGTAAAATATCACTCGAGACCATCGATACCCAGACTAAGTTAGGCGGAGACATGGCTAGCAGCTATGGGATAATGGATTATCCCTCTCTCGTAATAGTGCGTGAAGATGGCGGGGTACAAGGTTTTTGGCAGGCTGATTTACCCAGCCGAGATCAGCTTAGCCAAGCTATTGGTTATCTGTAGCCAAGTTATTATTGAATCAAGCAATCGTCTCTATCCTATTCTACCTGGCAACCAAGACAGATATTGAATATCAGCAGCTATTGAAGTATAATTTAATCGTTGAAATAGCAATAAAAAGCGTCTTGCCAATTCCACCGGCAATAAAGTGGTTATCAGCCACATAGCTACAGAAAGAACCGCTCAAAACTGTTTTGAAGCCTAGTAGAGTCTGTCGCAGTCACCTGCGTTGTTAAAGTGAAATTAAGAGCCACACCCTATGGAAGCAGGATGGTACCGTCTCGAGTCATTCGAGATTCCTGCATAGTCTATGGGGTTTTGTTATAAATAAGGAGCTCAAAATGAAAAAACTAGCCAGCTATAATCAAAAAAATATCGAGCACAGCATTCTAGATTTCTGGAACAAAAATGATATTTTTGAAAAATCACTTGAAAAAACAAAAGGCGGAGAAAGATTTAGCTTTTACGATGGGCCACCTTTTGCAAACGGCCTTCCTCATTTTGGGCATAGCTTGGTCACTAGTATCAAAGATTCAATAGGTCGCTATCAAACCATGCGTGGTCGTTATGTGGAGCGCCAAAATGGCTGGGATTGTCATGGGCTACCAGTTGAGTTTGCTATCGAGAAGCAATTTGGAGTATCGGGTAAACAGCAAATTACAGAGCTGGGAATTGAAAAATTCAATCAAGCCTGCCGCGACTCCGTTTTCACTTACAAAAAAGACTGGGAACAGTTTTTTGAGCGCATGGGTCGCTGGTCAGACACCAAAAACGCCTATGCCACAATAGACACTAGCTATACCGAATCAGTATGGTGGGTGATGTCGCAAATTCACAAAAAAGGCCTACTCTACAAGGGCTACAAGTGTATGCCTTACTGCCCAAGATGCGCCACGCCACTTAGTAATTTTGAGGTAAATGAGGGCTATAAAGATGATGTAGAAGACCCCAGCCTGTATGTTAAGTTTAAGCTCAAGGGTGAAGATGTCAGTTTGATTGCATGGACAACAACCCCATGGAGCCTTCCTGGTAATGCCGCCCTTGCAGTTAACCAAGATGCTGAATATGTAAAGCTTCAGCTTAGTGATGACTCTGGCAATACTGAACAAGTGATTGTCGCCAAAAACAGAGTAGAAGCCCTCAACAGTGAAAGCTATCAAGTGATAGATCAGTTTTTGGGCAAAGAGCTGGTAGGAAAATCATATTTGCCTGTTTTTGAGCTTGAAGATTTAGCGCCCTCAGAAAATCTCTACAAGATTTGGTCTGCAGACTTTGTTAGCATAGAAGACGGTACCGGTATTTTGCATGTGGCTCCAGCTTTTGGTGAAGATGATCTTAGCTTGTCTGTTGAAAAGCAAATACCCGTTCTGCAAACCGTTAGTGCCGAAGGTAAAATAAAACCGGGCACTGGGCTAGCAGAAGTAGATGGTAAGTTTTTCAAGGGGGCAGATAAGATTATAATAGCCCACCTCACAGAACTTGGGCTAGTTTACGGCGCTGAAACATTTAAGCATACTTATCCTTTTTGCTATCGTTGTGACACGCCGCTACTATACTACGCAATTGACACTTGGTTTGTGTCGGTTTCAAAAATAAAAGACCAGCTAGCCGAGTCAGCCAAAGATATTACCTGGCACCCAGATCATATTAAAGACGGCCGATTCGGTAAATGGCTAGAAGGAGCTCGGGATTGGGCAGTGAGCCGTAACCGATACTGGGGTGCACCAATGCCAATCTGGGTAAATACCCAAGACGAATCTGACTATCTAGTTATAGAGAGTATTGAGCAGCTCAAATCTCTGGCCGTGGGTGATCCAAAACTCACTGATTTGCACCGACCCTTCATAGACGATGTAATTATCGAAAAAGAAGGCAAAACTTATAAGCGCATAGAAGAAGTGATAGATTGCTGGTTTGAATCTGGCTCAATGCCGTACGCCAAAGGCCACTATCCTTTTGAGAATGCTGATCAATTTGGACAGTCATTTGGGGCCGACTACATAGGTGAAGGCCTAGACCAAACCCGCCTGTGGTTTTATGTCTTGCATGTAATTTCTACGATCGTGTCAGATAAGCCAGCCTACAAAAATGTTTTGGTAAATGGCATGATTATGGCAGCAGACGGCAGAAAGTTATCAAAGAGCCTCAAGAACTATCCACCTATTGAAGATGTACTAGATGACGAGGGAGCCGACAGCCTACGCTTTTATCTGCTCTCTAGCGATCCAGCCATGTCTGGAGACTACATGCGCTTTGATAGGGCTGGGCTTAAGGATGTTCAGCGTAATTTATTTATGACAATCAACAATAGCGTGTCTTTTTTGGGAATGTACGCAGAAATTGACGGCTGGAAACCAAGCTCACTGGGCACACCGCAAAAACTCACCAACCCTCTAGACATCTGGCTAGTTGAGATGGTCAAGCAGGCATCTAGTATTGCTACAAAATCTGCCGACAGCTTTGAGATATCTAAGGCCACCTGGCAGGTATATGAGCTAACTCAGGAGCTTTCTAATTGGTACATTCGCCGCAGCAGAAGGCGCTTCTGGAAAAGTGAAGATGATAGCGATAAGAAAGACGCTTATCGCACTCTACATTGGGCACTGGTAAGCATTTGCCAAATGTTAGCACCCTGGTCGCCGTTTATTAGCGACTATTACTATAAGTACCTGACAGATGGTATGCAAGACGCCGAAGAGTCGGTGCATTTGAGTAAATGGCCTAGCTTTGATCAGGCTGATCAGTCAGTACTTGCCAGTATGGTGAGTGTGCGGCAAGCTGTAAACGACGGATTGGCCGAAAGAGCCAAGGCTGGCATAAAGGTTCGCCAGCCACTTGCTAGCGCAGTAATAAACTCACCAAACAGCATAAGTAAAGACCTTGAGCAAATAATCGCCGAAGAGCTGAACACTAAAAAGATTGTTGTAAAAAGCGCTGAGGAACTTTCGGTGGTCTTGGACACAAATATTACTCAAACCCTCAAAAATGAA is a window of Patescibacteria group bacterium DNA encoding:
- the ftsA gene encoding cell division protein FtsA, encoding MTAKNEQTFVGLDIGSSRVICVVGLYQQDSPTPSIIGLGESPTSGLRRGLVVDVEETVSSITAALEGAERMSGIAIERATVSIDGHHIRSLNSRAVIAVSRADREITKEELARAEQSATSVPLDANRQVLQVLPRSYSVDGQKGVADPVGMNGIRLEADMHIITGSTPALKNLHNAVFRSGIQINSQLIVPLAAAKTVITKKQMELGVVLIHIGAETTGVAVYKEGQLFYTAIFPFGSSNITRDIVYGLRTSMEIAEKVKLKYAKAHRPNQKHQHKIDLSEFGGKGIVNSYDLDRIVYARCNEMFNIIANQIDKVDAKKQLAAGVVISGGGANMDGMVDFISEQLKLPTAIGVSHKYTGVTDKITDPGYAAAIGLMLQDMDSPIIPSTNPLEGIIGNIGSKLKSIFKSLTP
- the ileS gene encoding isoleucine--tRNA ligase, whose protein sequence is MKKLASYNQKNIEHSILDFWNKNDIFEKSLEKTKGGERFSFYDGPPFANGLPHFGHSLVTSIKDSIGRYQTMRGRYVERQNGWDCHGLPVEFAIEKQFGVSGKQQITELGIEKFNQACRDSVFTYKKDWEQFFERMGRWSDTKNAYATIDTSYTESVWWVMSQIHKKGLLYKGYKCMPYCPRCATPLSNFEVNEGYKDDVEDPSLYVKFKLKGEDVSLIAWTTTPWSLPGNAALAVNQDAEYVKLQLSDDSGNTEQVIVAKNRVEALNSESYQVIDQFLGKELVGKSYLPVFELEDLAPSENLYKIWSADFVSIEDGTGILHVAPAFGEDDLSLSVEKQIPVLQTVSAEGKIKPGTGLAEVDGKFFKGADKIIIAHLTELGLVYGAETFKHTYPFCYRCDTPLLYYAIDTWFVSVSKIKDQLAESAKDITWHPDHIKDGRFGKWLEGARDWAVSRNRYWGAPMPIWVNTQDESDYLVIESIEQLKSLAVGDPKLTDLHRPFIDDVIIEKEGKTYKRIEEVIDCWFESGSMPYAKGHYPFENADQFGQSFGADYIGEGLDQTRLWFYVLHVISTIVSDKPAYKNVLVNGMIMAADGRKLSKSLKNYPPIEDVLDDEGADSLRFYLLSSDPAMSGDYMRFDRAGLKDVQRNLFMTINNSVSFLGMYAEIDGWKPSSLGTPQKLTNPLDIWLVEMVKQASSIATKSADSFEISKATWQVYELTQELSNWYIRRSRRRFWKSEDDSDKKDAYRTLHWALVSICQMLAPWSPFISDYYYKYLTDGMQDAEESVHLSKWPSFDQADQSVLASMVSVRQAVNDGLAERAKAGIKVRQPLASAVINSPNSISKDLEQIIAEELNTKKIVVKSAEELSVVLDTNITQTLKNEGIARDIIRNIQQARKDAGLQIENRIKLSLFSPSGGLNMAINEFTNIISKETLSVEFYATPKAYGYTKTAIVDGQELIIELEAK
- the nrdR gene encoding transcriptional regulator NrdR translates to MKCPVCMKQASRVLESRDVEESGAIRRRRECTDCLHRFTTYERLEVPNLMIVKKNGDRELFDRHKLSRGIYKALEKRPVKSDKIELVISEIERRCRGLGKVEIPSRKIGQVVMEELLSTDDVAYVRFASVYRSFTTLDSFEKELEKIRKLHS
- the map gene encoding type I methionyl aminopeptidase, which encodes MVVTKIKSAEEVDNMRQSGKILTMVLDKLVESARPGVTPKDLDAIARKETKRLGGLPAFLGYQGFPATVCVSVNNEIVHAIPNLRELKMGDLVGIDYGVSYRGMITDAARTISIGKPNKYSKILIAGCYEALQEAISILRNGVKVGDVSSIIEKTLAKHGVRPIYSLTGHGVGHELHEDPVIPNYGTEGSGEVLKTGMTVAIEPIASTSTNDLYLADDGWTYMTRDGSLSAQFENTLLITDEGCEVLAS
- a CDS encoding nucleoside monophosphate kinase, translated to MKKLLVVIGLPGSGKDTQIALLSERRPVEVIRVGEMTRLVGQKDPLVAQALKDGDLADDDIVNSLILNRISNVVDGGYLVSNGFPRSISQAKWLDQLVSDRVLQIDKVILISISDNEALIRLRKRGRGDDDEKTIKHRVAVYHEFTDQVLDYYKSVGKLIIVDGGGSPDEVSKIVSSRLGW